The genomic stretch TTAGTACTAATCCAACAGAGAGTACAAGTGCTGAAGGGATGCTAAGCACGCCAAATACCCCCTTTGCGATTAAAGAAAGTGAACATTTAGACAAAGTAAAACTCAGAAGGAAGAAACTGTTTTCTTTACTAACAAGGCTTTGGATTTATACTTTAGTATTTGGATGGAAGGTGGAACACAATCATTGCTATTTTTGCAGCACTAATAAACCAGACAAAGGCTTGATAGGGAAAAAACTAGTTTAACTGGGACCTTCCAAGAAACTAACCTGAGAACCAAGTGCATGAACCAGTAGGCCACTGATGGAATAACCCAAAAGTCGTCCAATAGATGAACTTAATCCACACAAGCTTTGCATATCAGAAGCAAGGAAAGGATGGTTTATACTGTTCTGTGCAACACAAGCATCTATAGTCACATCTGCTATTGCCACACTTGCACTTCCTGTGGTTATCGCCAGCAAAGCAAACACAACATGGAGTTTGCTATGCAGAGCTAGAGTGAGCATCGATATAATTCCCAGAAGACCTGCATTTTTCATTAAGATATTCTCAGCTGATGTTATTGAATAATAGCTACAGAAGACACAGTTATGTATTGGTTAAGGTTAATAGCTATGAATCAATGCATAAGATCATAGCTTTAGCCAGTTAAGAACCATAGATGAAGTTTATGTTAGAACAATGATAAAGAAATTATAATGAAAACACAGTTTATTTTGGACTAAGAGGCTGGATAGGCAACAATTAATGACTAAGAGGCTGGATCGGCAAAAATTAAGGAGTAAGAGGCAGGATAGGCAATAATTAAGGACCAAGAGGCAGAATGACGATAACTAAGGGACCAGTGATGCAAGAAGATGCACAAAGAACATGCAAAAGACCCTACCAAAAATCTAAGTAGAGAAGCATATGACTAATATCCTTTTTGTTATCAGACATCACTAGTATGTTCAATATAAGACACCGTGAAGAACAAATAGAAAATTGAATCTTTTATTTGCAAGTCTAATGACTGATATCCGCAGGGCAGATCTTGGATCAAAACCTGAATTTTCTTGACCGGTGTAGACTCCATAACACCCTTCACAATCTAAAGATACATAAGGTGCCAACCCACAGTAAATTAACATCGAAAAATCCAGATGCTCAACAAAATGCAACTTGCAGATCAGAGCAAAATAAATATAATCTATATTAAGCTAAAGGACAATGGCATCGGCTTCCTTGCCTGATAAGATAAAGTAGGGTCGCCTCCTATACCCAGCCATGGGAAGTACGTCAGTAAGAAGACCCCAGAGAGGCTTGACGATCCAAGGAATCGAAATGATTCCATGGTAGACCTGCGCGGCCGAAGGCTGCACCATCTGGACATCCTTCCAGTAGTAATCCGTGGCAACCTTAGCAATGGCGCCGCCAAACCCCTGGCTGATTCCATACACTGTGATGACTCCAAATACAAAGCTCCAGTGCATCTCCTCCGCAAGCATTCTGAACCAGCGCAAAGGAGACCAATTCGGATACCGACACCCTCCATTGGAATCTTGGAAATCTTCATCAGGGGCTTCCTTCTGCTTCACGCCCTCTCCAGCTAACCTAATATTTTCTTCCATGCCCTCCGCATCGTCGTACACTTGGGAAGATAATGGAGACACCATTCAACCAATTTTTGCTCCTCTTTGTCAAGATCTCCACAGAGAACTTCCAATAAATGCCTAAAGGTATCGTTTCTCACGGTTCTTGTTTGAGCTCACTCATATGGGTTTCCTTGTTAAGATCCAAACGAACACGAACCATGAAATTAGGCTACAAGAAGGGAACTTTCAGATCCAGAGGCTGCCGTAATCATCACAGCGCCAGAAGGATACAAGATTTTCTCACCCAGTCAACAAATTTCAGACGAAAAATACGTTGCTTCCCATGGATTTCACGTGGCGTCGCAGAGAAAGGTGTCCTTGTTGCGCTCCAATATGGCCCAAGAACACCGAagtaagacaaaaaaaaaaaaggacttttCGATCAAGAACCGTTCCTTTTGGCACCAGTAACTCCGATCCCGCGAAACAGGAACTTGCGTTCGGATCAAATTACTGAGAAGAGAGGGGAAAAAAGCAATTTCTATGACAAGGAACCACCAAAACAAGCACAAACAAGACAAAATTTGAAGACGAGAACGAAACCAAGCTCGGATTTGTAGAAACGACGCCGCAAACTCTCAGAAAATCCGGGATTCCTCGCCGGAAGGCGGTGAGCAGAGAATGCTATGGGCCGAGCCGCGGGGTTGACCAACCTCGCTGCTCGATCCAAACTTAACCCCAGAGGCGAATACTTCCCGCACCAGGCACTCCCTCACACGCGCGTCCCCGACGGCGTGGGACCCGCGTCCTGGTGCCGGCCGTTTTGTTGGAAATTAGCTGTATTTGACCGGCCACCCGTTTTTTGCACCCTTCTCATGCAAATGTTGTATGTGATATCATTTAATCAAAGGGTTACTTCACAAATCAGTACCAAACTTCAACCTAATAAATAGAACATTACATATACACCCTTGTCCTACACAAATAGAAAATTCTAGAAAttctgatatttatttatttatttattgataacACTATCTTCTTTTTTTTAGGTTTGGGAAgcagagaaaaaaatattagatttgGGACATTTGGATCTGGGCGCGTATGATTCGAACGTACGTATAACATCTCCCATTTAATAATGGATGATTTGGGACGTGGCGGAAGGGGATTGGGTCCATTAACTTGGGGACGTCATACAAGTGGATCACGTTGTTTGGCACAGTCAATGATCGGTGAAGCATTTgatctattttttaataaatattaatgatataataataacaacaacaacaacaatatgaacaagaaaataaaactaCTGAATTAAAATGAGTAGTTAATTCATAAAATGATTATATGAAATTATCGATCATTAAAATCAAGTTATTTTATTATCTTTccaatttaataatattaaaaaaataatattgaaatTAAGAGAAAAAGGGAACGTAATAATTTCAAAATCAGGAAAGAGGCGGGAGAAGCACCGAAAAGAAAAAGGAGCAGAGAGATAACGGAACGGCGATGGAGGACGCGATGAAGGCCTTGAGCAAGGCGAGCCGCGACCTCGTCCAGCACCAGCACGATCAGGAGTCCCGGCGTTCCTACCAGAGCAAAACCCTAAAGATCAAGAACGATTATCTCGTCTTGTTGCTTGTTCTGGATTTGGATTTTTATCCCTTTGATCTGCAGGCGAATCCGTGCAATCGGCTCGAGGAGATCTGCCGCGAACTCCGCACGGTACTTCTCTCTCTTGCTTAGACGTGTAAGAATTTGTGGTGTATTGATTATATGGAGCTAGGAAGAGAAAAACCCAGTCATGGGCAGTATCGAACGGATTAATGGTGTGGGGATGTTATAGGCATGTGGGCGCATGAAGAGTGTTCGGCGATATGCAGTTGCTTGCAACCTGGGTCAAAGTAGCACTGGGAATGTAAAGTTGACTCCCGTTAAAGAGGATGTAAAGTTATCTCTGCGTAGGAAAGTCTCAGTTGGTCATCTTTAGAACTCGGATGATAAGGATACCAATCATATGAGACAACTACATCCATTGTCATTATAAAGCTGTCTTGTCATCTCAATAGGATTTCAATACAAAATGTAATTGCAAATGAAGGGTGAAATACTGTATCTTGTACCTACACATTGCTTTAAGTCTGCCTTTGGTCATAAAATATTGATAGATTCTGACAACAAGTTCCACTAAATTTGGAAATAAATTGAATGCTCACCATTTTCACCTGCAGGATTTAATCGACGAAGCAAGAAAATGTTTTGGTTGGGCAAAGACGTTCGTAGCAGGGGTTACTGGCTTCTTCTGGTCTTTCCTCCACGAGCACATAAATTGAATCTGATGACATGGCATgcacaaatttgaactaggtgatCGATACTCTTTCTTTTGTTGCTTCATTATGACAAATTTTAGTGTGTTCTTTCTTGGTTTGTTCTATCCTTGGTAGATTTTGTGTAATGTTGAATATTTCTGTTGAATCATGTTAACATCTGAGCTTCTTTCTTCATCCTTTATGTAATTCTGTACGAGCACATTGTGATGAAATGCTTCGGGACTGTCTCAGGTGTGCTTGACCCTTCAGAAGGAAGCAAAATAAATGTGTTATAGAGGCCTTTAGAGGATAAACCATGTATTTGGTACATCGAGTGCTTCCACGATGTCGTGAAGAGTGTAAGTTTATAATTCTTCACCTTTTCTTACTTTGTGTTTGGTTTTTTAGATGGTACAGGATACTGTTACTTTATGTAGACTTTCCATCATTGCTAACCAAAGTGGGTCTTAAGATCCATAACAATATGGGATTTGATTTGAAAAGGCTTGAGAACTTGTGCTTTAAAACAGCTGAGCTCATCATGAGTTGCTAAGCCTTGTAGCAAAACCCGTACGGTGACTAGTCAAATTAAGGCAGCATGTTAAGATAGCTTGTGAAATAGTAGATGATACACATACAAAAGTTGAGTGTTGATCATGAATCTAGACCTGATCATTTGACTGGATGACAGCCAAATATGAACTTTTCCAGCTGAACTCGATCAAGCTACCTGCATACCCTGAACATACGCTTGTGCTGAGCCAAAGCACACCATAGCTAAACTTTTGCAGTTGAGCTTGCTCGACTGTGGCCAATGCCCTAGATATATGTCCGTGCTCAGCCAACATATCTCATAGGTTTTTAACTTCAGATTGTCGGTATTATCCCCAAAATATTGGAATGCACGGGGATCAGCATTGTTTTGCCTATACTCTATGGGCAAAGAAAAAATCGTTTGGTTTATTGAGATGTTTGGTCAATTCATTGGCTTAAGGTCTCTCAGAAACTTGGCTGGGCAAGAGAATCTTAATTTGGTCAAtccatttattttaaataatttttatcttgTTCAGCTCAAGTTAACTATATCTGATTGCTTCATTATTATGAATGCCTTTGCTCCATGAAAATAGTTCCTCTTCTCACAATCAAAGTCAATGTGATTATGATTCCTCACCAGAAAATTGAAGCTCCTGTCAACTTCAACTTTATATTGCTCATCAAAATTATAAATGACCAATCTTATATGGAAAACAGCTTAACTCATTTACAAAATTCTTGCACCCATACAGGATTTTGAAGAATGGACAGCTCAAGTGAAAGCAAAAACTGATCTACCTCTGCACCTCCACAATATAAAATATATGACTAAACTTTCTCATAGAGACGAGGCTGGGATGCTAATTTATTTCATGGGACGAGAAAGACACTGATGAGTACATAAATCAGATGCTTCTATGGGCATTAGTTCAGGACAACTGAAGTGAGAGGCAAAGAGCAATAAAACCATTGAGCTAACGTGCATGGATGATGTATGCATATACTGGAAGATTTTTTAATGTTATGTTAACACCAGGATAACTTCCTCTTATGCAAATCCTGATAGCCCCCCCTTCTGCAGCATCTGAACCTTCTTCTTAGTGCTAGCCTCTTTTGTTAGTTGCTAAGAAGTGtatcatataaactgaaatcGTTCAAATGTATTATCCTACTCCTGTGTGATATTCATGTTGCTCATTTTGTGGATGATAGAGTATCAATTATAATCTCTAaatttaattaaacatatgactttttacatatctcaatgatGATAAAAAATCCATGTAGCTGACCCAAGATAGTTGAGACCTAtagttttattattgttgttgttgttaatagCATATCAGTGATAATATTTCCCATTGATACCTATGACATCTTCATGCTTGAAATCTTCTATTCCATTTTTCCCTTTGAATTCTTCAGCAAATTTTATCCTTTATCGACCTCAATTAAACCCTATAACCTGTGTATAGGTATCAGATAAAGCTTCTCCTCCCAGTTTTGCAGACCTTTTCGATGCTTGGATTAATGATTCTGTTCCTCCATCTTGTATCCTTGCAGTTTTTTGAAGTATCTGATTAATGAAAACAGCACTAGGCTTCCTCACCTATCAGATTTCAATATAGAGCGAGCTTATTGCTAATCTTGTTCTTGATTTTGTTTGTTGACCTGCCATAAACTTGGAGGTGGCAATGGATCTGGTCAAATATACCAACCTGTGGTTCCACCAGTGCTTCCAATCACTTGGCAGGTTTGCCGTTGGGTACTTATTATACTTAGCTTGATGCTTCAACCTTCACATGTGTTTTCTTCTTTATGATTGAGAATTCTGCAGTGCTTAACTTGTACATTACTGTTGCAAACCAGGTGACCGAACTCACTGTTTGTAGTGGGTGATAACCAGTCGCTCCACAAAAGTTTTGCTTGACTATGGCAAGAGGTTACCAAGAGACCACCAAATAAAAGTTCCCCACATTTATCACAACAAAAAGCTCCAATTGCAGTGGAAGGTATGAGCTGGTTTAGCATTTATGATACTGCAATGCTTCTAAATTTATGTGCATGAGCATGTATCATTTTCTATGCCCAAATGTGCATAAGCATGCCAAAATTAAACCTATACGGCTAGCTGTGATACAGATGTATGGAGTCAAACCTTGGCTAGTTAGTTGTGCAAATAAATAGAGGTAGTTGAAGCTTTAATGTCTTCAATCTTTGTGCAGGAACTTGATGTGCCCACAGTGTGCATCCACTTCAACCCAAGTGACCTCATATCGCAGTGAAAAGAAATCCATATCCTGTTCCAAAGCTACACCGAGAATTATGATGCCAGTATATCCTATGAGAACTAAAAAATGCATCAGGACTAGCTTTACTTACCTGTCAGGGCACATCAATGGCTTTGTGTGCAGTCTTTTAGCAGCCAAGTTGATGTGGTTACCTGAACTAGTGACTGTATACAATTTCACCAATGCATCTCAGAAGCAGGTCAACGAAGTTATGTAAGCAGCATGGACAGGGCTTCCATCTCAATGAAGAATGACCCATTTACACACTGTAGCCAGTGGGCACAAGTTGCAGCTGTCGAGCATTTTCTTTACATATTCACTCTGCAGCCCAAACATTTCAGGTTTTGTTTCTTTGCAGCTGAACTAAAGGCAAGCAGCAGATGGAGGTTTGCTGACTTCTGAGATAATTCTGCAACACTCAAGAACTGCACTTGCATTGAAGCCGGTCAAATGGGTGCATTATTGTGCTATGTATTGGAAGCCTGAGTTGAGCTTGGTAAAATACAGTTGTGTCTATGACAGACTGGTGGAAGACTTACAAGGGAAGCCTGTTAATACCTTTACCATGACATTGAATTAAGGGTGTCAGATTCGTAGGCCATAGCTCTCCCACGATAAATGGTCTTTGGTGGTGCTGTACTTTGGTTAAGTACTCAGCTTTGTCAAACATTCTCAACCAGTAGATGTACTAAATGGCAAGAAGAAACATTATGGGTTCCAGCCAAAAGAAGCTCAGAAAATGTTGCCTCACTTCATAACTAGTGTTCACTGTGCTGAGCAGGAATCTTTACCGCTGCGTCAAAGATAAGTTTCTTGAGCTGATTATCATTTTAATGATTGGTTCAGAATCTAACCTATTTTCAATGTCCAGTTTAACTCTTGCAGTGTGGATTTGGTCCCTTCTCAACCAGCAAAGTTGCAGCCTTCGATGGACAGCTGTGGTTTAGCTGGAGAGCTACTTTGGCATTGAATTCAAGCTAATAAAACCTGTTTCTGAGCTACATACGATCAAGTGGAGCACACTGTGGTTGACGGATGGATTCCATTTATGTTCTCCTATCTGTCACCAACTTAATGCTGTCTTTAAGACACTCGTCTTATCCTGCCTACTTTCTCTGCACATTAAACATACACACCATTTCAAGTACCAGCCCTGCTCCCTCACCCTCTCTCATACAGCCAATGGTGAACTCCTAAACCTCTTTGATGGACCCTAAACTGCACCAAACCATCCTTCTCTCTAGCTTCAAGCTCATACCATTCATCTTTATTGCAGTGTTTCTCTTGTCAACTCCTTCGGCATCACAACTCTCTTCAGATTTCTACTTGTTCTCATGTCCAAATGTAGAACGGCTTGTAAGGAACACCGTGGAGTCGGCTTCTGCGCTTGACTCCACCATTCCAGGCAAACTCCTTCGCCTCCTCTTCCATGACTGCTTAATTGAGGTTCTAACAATGTCACCCCATTCCAATATTAGTCTTAAGATTGCTGCTTGGAGAACAGAGTAGCCCTGAATGTCTGTTACATATCTTATAAGAATTGTTTCTCGTTACAGGGATGTGATGCTTCTGTGCTGATACAAGGGAAAGGGACCGAGAGGAGCGATCCCGCAAACAAGTCGCTCGGTGGATTCTACGTGGTAGATTCAGCAAAGGAATTGCTTGAAGTCCTGTGCCCTGGAACTGTGTCTTGTGCTGACATCCTGGTTCTTGCTGCAAGGGATGCTGTGGAACTGGTAAGTTTAGAATGATGAACTTTCATGATTCTAAATGATCAAATTACATTCCAAAATGACGTTGATCGACTTTTGATGAATCGATACATGAATAGTTGTCCTTGTTCTAATACACATAGATCATATGTTATGATTATAAACAAAAAAGTGTACATTATCTTAAATCTTCCTGTGGAAATTGTAGAGTTTCAAAAATCTTTCAGTTAATAGCAATCAATGTTGCTTTAAAAACCTTTTTTTGCATTAGAGTCTTCATGAATCAATGACTTATATCTAATGAACACCTTGAAATTTGATGGCAATTTGAATTAACCAATCGATGCATTCTCATTGAACACATAAGCATCTTATTCCACTAAATCTAATGCAATATTTCGAATCATCGAGTATAGTCAACTGAGTTCTTGGAATTGGATATGCTTTCATCTTACCTTGACTTATCAACAAGATTAATACTCAGCTCAAATATTGGCTGTGCATTTTTCACCGCATTATCATGGGTGTTTTAAGGTGAAAAAAGGCTGAATTAAATGTTAGCATAGCCTTTTAAATCAACAAGTTTAATGAATTGTAGGTCGTAACAGAGTAAATTGCCTGCTAGTGACCTCAGAACCATTTGTGTCATTCCTTTTAGCAGTTGCATAGAGCAGGAAGATCAAAACTATTGTAGCTAACTGAACAAACTCTCGAAGAATTTGATCATATTGTCAACAATTTTAAGGCTCTATATCATGTTCACAGGGATATAGGTATTTGACACCTGAAGATTTAATTTTGTCCTGATTCAAAAGGACACTTAATTGACCATTCAAAAGTAGACTTTTTAAGATTGTCTTTATgtgaagaaccaaattcatgtaaCAGCTGAAGCTGAAGGATGCTGCCATATTAGTGGAGAAGATCATCTATTTGGGTAATCAAGTATATACAAATTGTAATTTCCTAATACTCTTTGTACTTTGCTATGATGCTGCTTCAAAAATAGGCACATGCTCTTCATCATCAGATAACATAGGTTGGCAATGAACTAGTTTTGACCCATCATATTTGTGCTTCTTTTAGTCTTTGCAAGTTTCTGATACAATTACCACTCACTGACTGATGACTCAAGGCAAATTGTTGAATTTTGATAGACAGGAGGTCCTTCGGTTGAGGTTCCACTGGGACGAAGAGATGGATTGGTTTCATCAGCATCAAATGTCAGGCCAAACATGGTGGACACGAGCTTCTCTGTCGACGAGTTGGCTCAACGCTTCACCACCAAAGGATTGTCCATGGATGACCTTGTAGTCCTTTCAGGTAATCCTCATAGCTAATACTAACTTCCAATGCCTTTTGTAAGCTCATCCAATCTCACCGAATGATCTCCTTTGCCGTCCAAGGTGCTCATACCGTCGGTTCATCTCACTGCGACGCGTTCAGCGAGCGGTTCAAGCAGAGTTCCAATGGAACCATGGTGCCCGTCGACACTTCTCTGGAGAAAGGGTACGCAAAGCAGCTCGCCGAGACATGCCGGGCCGGTGCAAGCGCCACCACCATGGTCGACAACGATCCTTCGACTCCCTCTTTGTTTGATAACCAGTACTACGTCAATCTGCTGGCCAACAGGGGCCTTCTCCATTCGGACTCGGTCCTGGTCACCGATGCCAGAACAAGGAACACAGTGGAGGCCTTTTCCGAGAGCCAGGATGCCTTCTTCATGAGCTGGGCGGAGTCATTCGTGAAGCTCTCCATCATCGACGTCAAGACGGGCGACGATGGGGAGATTAGATTTTCTTGCTCCAGTGTGAATGGCTAGAGAGGGTGATAACTCATCGTGGATTCGTTGTGCAGTTCTTCTTTCAATCTTTGGTTCTACTCTATCCTACCTCTCAGGTTCTCTTCATCAGATAACTACTTGTTTCTCCATAAGCGTGGCAAATATCACTTGCATCAGATAATGTGAAACCAGCATAAGAAATTCCCTtgtcattttttatatttcttttatctcatattattaattaattaattttaaagatctaaaattaatataaataaagacTCTTCTAAATatatgaaatgaaaaaaaaatatatcttcaaGTAAAAGTCTTTTCCACTATAAAGAGTTGATATCGCTTGTTGTCTTTTGTCATTTTGTTATGATCCCTTTTAATAATATTTCTTTGATTTTATTTTCGTTCTACcttaattatttttgctctaataccaattaacaTAATGAAAACAAAATCAAGaaaatactaacaaaattattagagaaattaatttcttatagtgaaaaatatttttataattctatAAACTTAGAGGGAGCCTTTATTTATATTAGTTTTAGATCTTAAAAATCAGtttgtaaaatttaaaaaaaaatataaatacaaataataaatgaataactttaaaatctttaaAAATAGT from Musa acuminata AAA Group cultivar baxijiao chromosome BXJ1-3, Cavendish_Baxijiao_AAA, whole genome shotgun sequence encodes the following:
- the LOC135616990 gene encoding peroxidase 18-like, translating into MDPKLHQTILLSSFKLIPFIFIAVFLLSTPSASQLSSDFYLFSCPNVERLVRNTVESASALDSTIPGKLLRLLFHDCLIEGCDASVLIQGKGTERSDPANKSLGGFYVVDSAKELLEVLCPGTVSCADILVLAARDAVELTGGPSVEVPLGRRDGLVSSASNVRPNMVDTSFSVDELAQRFTTKGLSMDDLVVLSGAHTVGSSHCDAFSERFKQSSNGTMVPVDTSLEKGYAKQLAETCRAGASATTMVDNDPSTPSLFDNQYYVNLLANRGLLHSDSVLVTDARTRNTVEAFSESQDAFFMSWAESFVKLSIIDVKTGDDGEIRFSCSSVNG